One window from the genome of [Mycobacterium] stephanolepidis encodes:
- a CDS encoding alpha/beta hydrolase: MQTQDWQETVGTRVLGEGVIVRDIQYSESVDTIDDSGNLLDLYLPDGADGPVPLVIWTMGSGFTAPSGRDAGEKFAAQLLPHGYAVAAVAVRGSYQAQFPAQKHDTLDAVAFLRSNAAQYSLDPGRFAYIGHSSGGWSAAVAGTAGHGESAVNAVIALSAPTDIAAMDRQALPDAGQRIAAGRVESDALDVLPAFDGRHEAAGSPEGMLLGGSVSSRRDKAAAASPALHVTPEGPPFLIVHGTEDEYVPFAQGATLYRALADAGRDVTFVVLAGGNHSASLPPWESQVVQKATQTQSVGCRATLTSRVSGDGWSQILSFLDKHLSR, encoded by the coding sequence TTGCAGACGCAGGATTGGCAGGAAACGGTGGGAACGCGCGTATTGGGGGAAGGTGTCATCGTCCGCGATATCCAGTACAGCGAATCTGTCGACACCATCGATGATTCCGGCAACCTGCTTGATCTCTACCTTCCAGATGGTGCCGATGGTCCAGTGCCCCTGGTGATTTGGACGATGGGAAGTGGATTTACCGCTCCGTCGGGCAGAGATGCTGGTGAAAAGTTTGCGGCGCAGCTTCTGCCGCATGGTTACGCGGTCGCCGCCGTGGCTGTGCGTGGAAGCTATCAAGCGCAGTTCCCCGCCCAAAAGCATGACACTCTGGACGCGGTGGCGTTCTTGCGGAGCAACGCTGCGCAATACTCATTGGACCCCGGGCGTTTTGCCTATATCGGCCACTCTTCTGGAGGCTGGAGCGCGGCCGTAGCCGGTACCGCAGGTCATGGGGAATCGGCGGTCAACGCGGTGATCGCGTTGTCGGCCCCAACCGATATTGCCGCTATGGATCGGCAAGCGCTCCCGGATGCAGGACAGAGAATAGCCGCCGGGCGGGTCGAGTCTGATGCCCTCGACGTGTTACCCGCATTTGATGGGCGGCACGAGGCCGCCGGTTCTCCCGAAGGAATGCTCCTTGGAGGTTCGGTGAGTTCCCGCCGTGACAAGGCAGCAGCTGCCAGTCCCGCACTGCATGTCACCCCCGAGGGTCCTCCTTTTCTTATCGTGCACGGCACGGAGGATGAATATGTTCCCTTTGCGCAGGGTGCGACCCTCTACCGTGCACTGGCTGACGCTGGCCGGGATGTGACCTTCGTGGTGTTGGCGGGAGGGAATCACAGTGCGTCACTTCCGCCTTGGGAGTCCCAGGTTGTCCAGAAGGCGACGCAGACCCAGAGCGTCGGATGTCGCGCTACGTTGACAAGTCGGGTCTCTGGTGACGGTTGGTCACAGATATTGAGCTTCCTGGACAAGCATCTGTCTAGGTGA
- a CDS encoding Rieske 2Fe-2S domain-containing protein — MTDEMIREIDSGTVMTRFARGWHCLGLAESFRDGEPHGIEAFSTKLVVFADSHGEIKVLDGYCRHMGGDLSQGTVKGDNIACPFHDWRWGGNGKCALVPYAKRTPKLARTRSWPTLEVNGQLLVWHDPEGSAPPAELSPPTIEGYAEGKWSSWQWNSIHIEGSHCREIVDNNVDMAHFFYIHHAYPTYFKNVIEGQTASQFMESKPRPDYVPNPEKLWEGTGVRSEATYFGPAYMIDWIHNDLGPGFTVEVALINCHYPVTHDSFVLQWGVAIQEMPDLPPDNARKLAAAMARSFGDGFLEDVEIWKNKTRIDNPLLTQEDGAVYQHRRWYEQFYVDLADVTPDMTERFEIEVDTTHAHGVWVHEVEENLAERAATASH, encoded by the coding sequence ATGACTGACGAAATGATTCGCGAAATCGACAGCGGCACAGTGATGACCCGGTTTGCCCGGGGGTGGCATTGCCTGGGACTGGCCGAGTCGTTTCGCGACGGTGAGCCGCACGGTATCGAGGCCTTCAGCACGAAGTTGGTGGTGTTCGCCGACTCGCACGGCGAGATTAAGGTGCTGGACGGATACTGCCGTCACATGGGCGGTGATTTGTCGCAGGGCACCGTCAAGGGTGACAACATCGCGTGCCCATTCCATGACTGGCGTTGGGGCGGTAACGGTAAGTGTGCGCTGGTTCCGTACGCCAAGCGCACCCCCAAGCTTGCGCGCACTCGCAGCTGGCCCACGCTTGAGGTGAACGGTCAGCTGCTGGTGTGGCACGACCCGGAGGGGTCTGCGCCACCGGCCGAGCTCAGCCCGCCGACGATCGAGGGCTATGCGGAAGGTAAATGGTCATCATGGCAATGGAACTCGATCCATATCGAGGGATCGCATTGCCGCGAGATCGTCGACAACAACGTCGATATGGCGCACTTCTTCTACATCCACCACGCCTATCCGACGTACTTCAAGAACGTCATCGAGGGGCAGACTGCCAGCCAGTTCATGGAGTCCAAACCACGACCCGACTATGTTCCCAACCCCGAAAAGCTTTGGGAAGGGACGGGTGTGCGGTCGGAGGCCACATACTTCGGCCCGGCATACATGATCGACTGGATTCACAACGACCTCGGTCCCGGCTTCACCGTCGAAGTGGCGCTTATCAACTGCCACTATCCGGTGACGCACGATTCTTTCGTGCTGCAGTGGGGCGTGGCCATCCAGGAGATGCCCGATCTGCCGCCGGACAACGCACGTAAGCTCGCCGCCGCGATGGCCAGATCATTCGGCGACGGATTCCTGGAGGATGTCGAGATCTGGAAGAACAAGACGCGCATAGACAATCCGTTACTCACGCAGGAGGACGGTGCGGTCTATCAACACCGGCGTTGGTACGAGCAGTTCTATGTGGATCTGGCAGATGTCACCCCGGACATGACAGAACGTTTCGAGATCGAGGTGGACACCACGCATGCCCATGGTGTGTGGGTGCACGAGGTCGAAGAAAATCTTGCCGAGCGGGCCGCCACGGCGTCGCACTGA
- a CDS encoding non-oxidative hydroxyarylic acid decarboxylases subunit B, which yields MRLIVGITGATGAVIGVRLLEHLSKLEVETHLVLSRWARTTIELECGMSAAQLGGLAATVHHPEDQAATISSGSFRTDGMIIAPCSMKTLAGIRAGYAEGLVGRAADVTLKERRKLVLVPRETPLSEIHLENMLALSRMGAQIVPPMPAFYNHPRTVDDIVDHVVARVLDQFDLLAPDAKRWNGIRAARTCSVAS from the coding sequence ATGCGACTGATTGTGGGGATCACCGGCGCCACCGGGGCCGTGATTGGTGTCCGACTACTGGAGCACCTCTCGAAGCTGGAAGTGGAGACACATCTTGTTCTCAGTCGCTGGGCCCGCACGACGATCGAATTGGAATGCGGTATGTCGGCCGCACAACTTGGCGGGCTGGCGGCGACCGTGCACCACCCCGAAGACCAGGCCGCGACCATATCGTCGGGGTCGTTCCGCACCGACGGCATGATCATCGCACCGTGTTCGATGAAGACATTGGCTGGAATTCGGGCAGGGTATGCCGAGGGGTTAGTGGGCCGAGCGGCGGATGTCACCCTAAAGGAACGGCGCAAACTCGTCCTGGTGCCACGCGAAACTCCGCTTAGTGAAATCCATTTGGAGAACATGCTGGCACTGTCGCGGATGGGCGCACAGATCGTGCCACCGATGCCAGCTTTCTACAACCATCCGCGGACTGTGGACGACATCGTCGACCACGTCGTAGCCCGTGTCCTTGACCAGTTCGACCTTCTGGCCCCAGATGCCAAACGCTGGAACGGTATCCGGGCTGCCCGCACGTGTTCTGTCGCCTCTTGA
- a CDS encoding helix-turn-helix transcriptional regulator — MAEPTVATVPFREPEGTLPGVAVLTFAALLERARGHGVNPHAPLRADFHHLIEVNNGRLQAFVDFTEYQLAPKDWLWVRPHQVLEFGPSLETSAGFAVLFRPGFIDETTAAAVQLDKVANAGPLIQSVSATRAMKVLADEYSHRDDLPTDVHIDVVRRLLAVVLLCITHAGKTDSAAAGAAFMRFRDAVEHEFAHKHHVQDYARALGYSVRTVTRACREATGQGAKQLIDDRVVLEAKRLLVHTDLSSSAIGARVGLSSATAFTKFFRTRTGKTPKAFRDSARGLRGGRNN, encoded by the coding sequence ATGGCTGAACCCACCGTGGCTACCGTTCCGTTCCGGGAACCGGAAGGCACGCTCCCTGGGGTGGCGGTGCTCACCTTCGCCGCACTTCTCGAACGTGCCCGCGGGCACGGTGTCAATCCGCACGCCCCGTTGCGCGCAGACTTCCACCATCTGATTGAGGTGAACAACGGTCGCCTTCAGGCATTCGTCGACTTCACTGAATATCAACTTGCGCCAAAGGATTGGCTGTGGGTTCGCCCACATCAGGTTCTCGAGTTCGGCCCGAGCCTGGAAACATCTGCCGGTTTCGCTGTGCTGTTTCGCCCAGGGTTTATCGATGAGACAACGGCCGCAGCAGTGCAGCTGGACAAAGTCGCGAATGCGGGTCCGTTGATCCAGTCAGTCTCTGCCACAAGAGCCATGAAGGTCCTGGCCGACGAGTACAGCCACCGCGATGACCTGCCGACCGATGTCCACATTGACGTCGTTCGCCGCTTGCTCGCCGTCGTGTTGTTGTGCATCACGCACGCAGGGAAAACCGATTCCGCCGCCGCGGGTGCGGCGTTCATGCGGTTCCGGGACGCAGTCGAACACGAATTTGCACACAAGCATCACGTCCAGGATTACGCGCGAGCGCTCGGCTACAGTGTGCGGACAGTTACTCGAGCATGTAGGGAAGCGACCGGCCAAGGCGCAAAACAACTGATCGACGACAGAGTGGTCCTGGAAGCAAAGCGCCTACTTGTACATACCGATCTGTCCAGCTCGGCCATCGGAGCGCGAGTCGGACTGTCAAGCGCCACCGCCTTCACGAAGTTCTTCCGCACTCGGACCGGAAAGACACCCAAAGCTTTTCGAGACAGCGCACGGGGACTCCGGGGCGGCCGGAACAACTGA
- a CDS encoding PH domain-containing protein codes for MGYPENVLADDEQVVLHRHPHWKRLIGPALVLILSTGAAAFIAAMVDNTDWQPTAKNVVMIAIGVVWLVLVGWLSVWPFLNWLTTHFVITDRRVMFRHGLLSRSGIDIPLARVNSVEFRHGLVDRILRTGTLIIESASQDPLEFHEIPRVEYVHSRLYHEVFDTLGSEEGDSRSTGRGRERPPAT; via the coding sequence GTGGGGTATCCGGAGAACGTACTCGCCGACGACGAGCAGGTGGTGTTGCACCGCCATCCACATTGGAAGCGACTGATCGGCCCGGCCCTGGTGCTGATTCTGTCCACCGGAGCGGCGGCCTTCATCGCCGCAATGGTCGATAACACCGACTGGCAGCCCACCGCGAAGAACGTGGTGATGATCGCGATCGGTGTTGTCTGGCTGGTGCTGGTCGGCTGGCTGAGTGTGTGGCCATTCTTGAACTGGCTGACTACGCATTTCGTGATCACCGACCGGCGCGTGATGTTCCGTCACGGACTATTGAGCCGTTCGGGAATCGATATCCCGTTGGCGCGTGTCAACAGCGTCGAGTTCCGGCACGGTCTGGTGGACAGGATTCTGCGCACCGGCACTCTGATCATCGAGTCGGCGTCACAAGATCCGTTGGAGTTTCACGAGATACCGCGAGTGGAATACGTCCACTCGCGGCTGTATCACGAGGTTTTTGACACCCTCGGTTCGGAAGAGGGCGACAGCCGTTCCACCGGGCGAGGCCGGGAACGGCCACCCGCGACGTGA
- a CDS encoding non-oxidative hydroxyarylic acid decarboxylases subunit C, whose protein sequence is MAYDDLRSFLQALDSEGQLVHIADEVMPEPDVAAAANAAPRLGDKAPALYFDNVKGFTRARIAMNVHGSWANHALALGLPKETGVKAQVDEFIRRWDQFPVKPELRADPPWAQNTQIGYDVNIFEVLPLIRLNDGDGGFYIDKAAVISKDPEDPEDSGKQNVGIYRIEVKGRRKLALQPVPMHDIAQHLRKAEEVGEDLPIAITLGNDPVISIVASTPMEYDQNEYELAGALRGAPAPVSLSPLYGLPVPWGSEVVIEGVIEGRKREIEGPFGEFTGHYSGGRNMTVIRIDRISYRNDPIFEHLYLGMPWTEIDYLMAANTCVPLHKQLRKDFPEVRAVNATYTHGLVVIVSTKIRYGGFAKSVGLRVLTTPHGLGYAATVIVVDEDVDPFNLPQVMWALSTKMNPSGDLVQIPNLPVLELAPQASPSGIVDKLIIDATTPVAPDRRGNYGNQVRDLPEMNEWLVRLAQLTANKR, encoded by the coding sequence ATGGCATACGACGATTTGCGCAGTTTCCTTCAAGCCCTCGATAGCGAGGGACAATTGGTGCATATCGCCGACGAGGTAATGCCTGAACCGGATGTCGCGGCCGCTGCCAACGCCGCGCCCCGTCTCGGTGACAAGGCTCCGGCCTTGTATTTCGACAATGTGAAGGGTTTTACCCGTGCCCGGATTGCGATGAACGTGCATGGATCCTGGGCCAACCACGCACTGGCGCTCGGCCTACCCAAGGAGACGGGTGTCAAAGCGCAGGTTGACGAGTTCATCCGGCGGTGGGATCAATTTCCGGTCAAACCTGAGCTGAGGGCGGATCCACCATGGGCTCAGAACACTCAAATCGGTTACGACGTCAACATTTTCGAAGTACTGCCCCTGATTCGGCTCAATGACGGGGACGGGGGCTTCTACATTGACAAGGCTGCTGTCATCTCTAAGGACCCGGAAGACCCCGAAGATTCCGGCAAACAAAACGTGGGCATCTATCGCATCGAGGTGAAGGGGCGCAGGAAGCTTGCACTGCAACCCGTCCCGATGCATGACATCGCTCAGCATCTGCGCAAAGCCGAAGAGGTCGGTGAGGATCTCCCGATAGCGATCACGCTCGGCAATGATCCGGTGATTTCGATCGTGGCTTCCACTCCTATGGAATACGACCAGAACGAGTACGAGCTCGCTGGCGCGCTACGCGGTGCGCCCGCGCCAGTTTCGTTGTCTCCGCTGTATGGGCTGCCGGTGCCGTGGGGTTCCGAGGTTGTGATCGAGGGTGTCATCGAGGGTCGTAAGCGAGAGATCGAGGGGCCTTTCGGTGAGTTCACCGGGCATTACTCTGGCGGGCGAAATATGACCGTGATCCGTATCGATCGCATCTCTTATCGGAATGACCCCATTTTCGAACATCTCTATCTGGGGATGCCGTGGACAGAGATCGACTACTTGATGGCCGCCAACACCTGTGTACCGCTGCACAAACAGCTCAGGAAGGATTTCCCCGAGGTACGCGCGGTCAATGCCACGTATACGCATGGTCTGGTTGTGATCGTGTCCACCAAGATCCGATATGGGGGCTTCGCCAAGAGCGTCGGCCTGCGGGTACTGACTACGCCACATGGCCTCGGGTACGCGGCGACGGTGATCGTCGTCGATGAGGACGTGGACCCCTTCAATCTCCCGCAGGTGATGTGGGCGCTGTCAACCAAGATGAACCCATCGGGCGATCTGGTGCAAATCCCCAATCTTCCCGTGCTGGAGTTGGCGCCTCAGGCCAGTCCCTCCGGGATTGTCGACAAACTCATCATCGATGCCACCACCCCTGTGGCGCCGGATCGCCGGGGCAACTATGGAAACCAAGTGCGCGACTTGCCGGAGATGAACGAATGGCTGGTCAGGCTCGCCCAACTGACCGCAAACAAAAGATAG
- a CDS encoding 5-(carboxyamino)imidazole ribonucleotide synthase, translating to MPETPVVTMIGGGQLARMTHQASIALGQTLRVLAHAADEPAAQVTPDVVFGSHTDLDDLRRAAKGATVLTFDHEHVPTAFLETLQGEGVNVQPPPSALIYAQDKTFMRRKLKSIGAPVPGFADIKTVADVERFAAETGSRVVLKAVRGGYDGRGVWITDDLDEARAVAAEQLAAGVELLAEERVDMRRELSAMVARSPFGQGAAWPVVETVQRDGICAVVIAPAPELPEERAMEAEQLALRIATELGVTGCLAVELFETNDGRLLVNELAMRPHNSGHWSMDGARTGQFEQHLRAVLDYPLGSTEPLAPVTVMANVLGAPETPAMSLDERMHHLMGRIPEAKVHLYGKGERAGRKLGHVNIQGRADGSPSDPRYVAEVRERAERAAHWLSHAVWTDGWQATH from the coding sequence GTGCCCGAAACTCCCGTCGTCACCATGATCGGTGGTGGTCAGCTGGCCCGGATGACCCATCAGGCGTCGATCGCGCTGGGTCAGACACTGCGGGTGCTGGCACACGCCGCCGATGAGCCGGCGGCTCAAGTCACCCCCGATGTCGTATTCGGTTCGCATACCGATCTTGATGATCTGCGCCGCGCGGCGAAGGGAGCCACCGTGCTCACCTTCGACCACGAACACGTCCCGACGGCGTTCCTGGAGACCCTGCAGGGCGAGGGCGTCAATGTGCAGCCGCCGCCGTCGGCGCTCATCTACGCGCAGGACAAGACGTTCATGCGACGCAAATTGAAGAGCATCGGGGCTCCGGTGCCGGGATTCGCGGATATCAAGACCGTCGCCGACGTCGAGCGGTTTGCCGCTGAGACGGGCAGCCGGGTCGTGCTGAAGGCGGTGCGGGGCGGATACGACGGCCGCGGCGTGTGGATCACCGACGATCTGGATGAGGCGCGCGCGGTGGCCGCCGAGCAACTGGCCGCCGGTGTGGAGCTGCTCGCCGAGGAACGCGTCGACATGCGCCGTGAGCTGTCGGCGATGGTGGCCCGCTCGCCGTTCGGGCAGGGTGCCGCCTGGCCCGTAGTGGAAACCGTTCAGCGGGATGGGATTTGCGCCGTGGTTATCGCGCCGGCACCGGAGCTACCCGAGGAACGGGCGATGGAGGCCGAGCAGCTGGCGCTGCGGATCGCCACCGAGCTCGGTGTGACCGGATGCCTGGCGGTGGAACTGTTCGAAACCAATGACGGCCGATTGCTGGTCAATGAGCTGGCGATGCGACCACACAACTCCGGGCATTGGAGCATGGACGGCGCGCGGACCGGGCAATTCGAGCAGCATCTGCGCGCCGTGCTGGACTACCCGCTCGGCTCCACCGAACCGCTTGCTCCTGTGACCGTCATGGCCAATGTGTTGGGCGCACCTGAGACTCCCGCGATGTCACTCGATGAACGGATGCACCATTTGATGGGCCGCATCCCGGAGGCGAAGGTGCACTTGTACGGCAAGGGTGAGCGTGCGGGCCGCAAGCTGGGGCACGTGAACATCCAGGGCCGCGCGGATGGTTCGCCGTCCGATCCGCGGTATGTGGCCGAGGTGCGCGAGCGCGCCGAGCGTGCCGCGCACTGGCTGTCGCACGCGGTATGGACCGACGGATGGCAAGCGACGCACTGA
- a CDS encoding GtrA family protein codes for MSFADATIARLPRFIRPVAERHHELIKFGIVGATTFIIDSGIFYALKLTILEPKPLTAKIISGIIAVIASYILNREWSFRDRGGRERHHEALLFFAVSGIGVLIAMLPLWVSSYILELRVPNVSLTVENIADFISAYLIGNLLQMAFRFWAFRRWVFPDEFGRQGETPVAFVAAEVDDDGSGTDSENVTPLHPHPGLPNSTTVHHGTEVGRGLYGSAHHVAGGRSRPRPVERLSPSSEPRVSKTS; via the coding sequence GTGTCTTTCGCCGATGCCACCATCGCCCGGCTGCCCCGGTTCATCCGGCCTGTCGCCGAGCGGCACCACGAGCTGATCAAGTTCGGCATCGTCGGAGCCACCACGTTCATCATCGACTCCGGCATCTTCTACGCGCTGAAGCTGACGATCCTGGAGCCCAAGCCCCTCACCGCGAAGATCATCTCCGGCATCATCGCCGTCATCGCCTCCTACATCCTCAACAGGGAGTGGAGTTTCCGGGACCGCGGCGGACGGGAACGGCACCACGAGGCGCTGCTGTTCTTCGCGGTCAGCGGCATCGGCGTGCTTATCGCCATGCTTCCGCTGTGGGTATCGAGTTACATCCTTGAGCTGCGCGTGCCGAACGTGAGCCTGACGGTCGAGAACATCGCCGACTTCATCAGCGCGTACCTCATCGGCAACCTGCTGCAGATGGCGTTCCGGTTCTGGGCCTTCCGCCGCTGGGTGTTTCCCGACGAGTTCGGGCGCCAAGGCGAGACTCCGGTGGCCTTCGTCGCGGCCGAGGTGGACGACGACGGATCAGGCACCGACTCGGAAAACGTCACCCCGTTGCACCCGCACCCGGGACTGCCCAACAGCACCACCGTGCATCACGGCACCGAAGTCGGCCGCGGCCTGTACGGCTCAGCGCATCACGTCGCGGGTGGCCGTTCCCGGCCTCGCCCGGTGGAACGGCTGTCGCCCTCTTCCGAACCGAGGGTGTCAAAAACCTCGTGA
- the purE gene encoding 5-(carboxyamino)imidazole ribonucleotide mutase — protein MSARVGLIMGSDSDWSVMSDAANALAEFAIPFEVGVVSAHRTPARMLEYAQTAADRGIQVIIAGAGGAAHLPGMVASATPLPVIGVPVPLARLDGLDSLLSIVQMPTGVPVATVSIGGARNAGLLAARILGVSDTTLRDKVVAFQASMEATVLEKDEALRRRLLGD, from the coding sequence GTGAGTGCGCGAGTCGGCCTGATCATGGGCAGCGATAGTGACTGGTCGGTGATGTCGGATGCCGCGAATGCCTTGGCGGAGTTCGCAATTCCTTTTGAGGTGGGTGTTGTTTCGGCACACCGCACGCCGGCGCGCATGCTGGAGTACGCACAGACCGCCGCCGACAGGGGCATTCAGGTGATCATCGCCGGGGCCGGCGGGGCAGCGCATCTGCCCGGCATGGTGGCCTCGGCCACCCCGTTGCCGGTCATTGGTGTTCCGGTGCCGCTGGCGCGGCTGGATGGTCTGGATTCCCTGCTGTCCATCGTGCAGATGCCTACGGGTGTGCCGGTCGCGACGGTGTCCATCGGCGGCGCCCGCAACGCCGGGCTGCTGGCCGCACGCATCCTGGGGGTCTCCGACACCACGCTGCGGGACAAGGTGGTCGCCTTCCAAGCGAGCATGGAAGCAACCGTTTTGGAGAAGGATGAGGCGCTGCGGCGCAGACTATTAGGCGACTAA
- a CDS encoding non-oxidative hydroxyarylic acid decarboxylases subunit D — translation MSDNNICPCCAFEAVETVFTSPVPGAWDVLQCQRCLYCWRTSEPDRRTRRDAYPDSFKMTAQDIACAPEVPSVPPLRHAQFG, via the coding sequence TTGTCCGACAACAACATTTGTCCATGTTGCGCGTTCGAGGCCGTTGAGACGGTCTTCACGTCGCCGGTTCCGGGGGCCTGGGATGTGCTGCAGTGTCAGCGGTGTCTGTATTGCTGGCGCACCAGCGAGCCTGACCGGCGTACCCGGCGTGATGCCTACCCCGACAGCTTCAAAATGACTGCCCAGGACATTGCCTGCGCGCCGGAGGTTCCATCGGTCCCCCCGCTGCGCCACGCCCAGTTTGGATGA
- a CDS encoding biotin--[acetyl-CoA-carboxylase] ligase produces MTSDRLTLTDSPDGQWRRIDVVDETGSTNADLVARAAAGEDIDGVVLLAEHQTAGRGRHGRNWGAPARTQLSMSMGIGVGEVPPDRWGLVPLLAGVAIVDAVAEVSGIQAGLKWPNDVLVEGRKLCGILAEVATPQSAIVLGLGLNATFTEHELPDPNATSLAILGWANPDRNELARAVLRELGGRIAHWRTARGVDEQLLEDYRARSVTLGARVRAELPGERELIGVAVGLGNDGQLRIEAADGTVTAVTAGDITHLRPLSDQ; encoded by the coding sequence GTGACCTCGGACAGACTCACCCTCACCGACAGCCCCGACGGACAGTGGCGCCGCATCGACGTCGTCGACGAAACCGGATCCACCAACGCCGATCTGGTGGCACGTGCCGCGGCAGGGGAGGACATCGACGGTGTCGTGTTGCTGGCCGAACACCAAACCGCCGGCCGGGGGCGTCACGGCCGCAACTGGGGCGCGCCCGCCCGCACGCAGCTGTCGATGTCGATGGGTATAGGAGTCGGTGAGGTGCCACCGGACCGGTGGGGATTGGTGCCGCTGCTGGCCGGAGTGGCGATCGTCGATGCGGTCGCCGAGGTGTCGGGCATTCAGGCCGGTCTCAAGTGGCCAAACGATGTGCTGGTGGAGGGGCGCAAGCTGTGCGGGATCCTGGCAGAGGTCGCGACACCGCAGTCGGCCATCGTGCTCGGCCTCGGACTCAACGCCACCTTCACCGAACACGAGCTGCCGGACCCCAATGCGACGTCCCTGGCGATCCTGGGCTGGGCCAATCCAGATCGCAACGAGCTGGCGCGAGCGGTGCTGCGTGAACTCGGGGGCCGCATCGCGCATTGGCGCACCGCCCGGGGAGTCGATGAGCAACTGCTGGAGGACTACCGCGCGCGCAGCGTCACCCTGGGAGCGCGGGTGCGGGCCGAGCTGCCGGGCGAGCGTGAACTGATCGGCGTAGCCGTCGGGCTCGGTAACGATGGACAGCTCCGTATCGAGGCGGCCGACGGCACCGTCACTGCGGTAACGGCGGGCGACATTACGCATCTGCGCCCGCTCAGCGACCAGTAA